The genomic DNA TGACAACTTCAACACTTCTTCAAGTAAGTTTGTGCACGTGTTAAAAAGTGCTGAGTAGTCCTCCGTCACTTTTCCGCTCCTTCTTCAAGtttccgttaaaaaaaaaaaaggacagaaaAGCCAGCTTTTCTATATTGCTCAGCGTCTTTTGCTGCGGGGGAGAAGAGAAGTTTTGTGTTAAACTTCTGGCTTGAGGAAGTGTGCGGAATAGTGAGTCGACCCAATGCTGGGCTCTTTTTTGTGTTGGATGTGATTGGGTGGTGCAGGTGTGAGTGTGGAACTTACTTGTCCAGGATCCTCTTGATGACCCTCTTCACCCAGGGGGCGTGGGGGTCCAGGCACACCTCCTGACCGCTGTTTTTCAGTGTGGCACTGCAGGCAGAGACGCAGACAGGACGTCAGAAACGCACACAACTTGGACGTACACGACAAACGCAAAggagtcgagtcttttgaacgactCGTTGAAGTGACCCATTAAAGCCCCTTGGCTGTTGGGAGACTTTTTTTGATGCATGCGCAAATAAAAGCCCCCCCAACCTCTTCAACTGGACGAGAAAATGAGTCAAAGAAAACATCAGCCTTGGATTTATTGATTTTTTGtttcaaaacaaatatatataatcatatcttttttctatttatttattttatatgtttattttatttggatTCACTTCTCCGGTGCATTTTTCTGTAAAGTACTTCAAGTTTACATTTTTATTACGTCCTAATTTGTGGTATTTTATACTTTTGTATCCAtgaatacattgtattattatttaatttttgtgtattttttttaatcaaaatatttgggtatgaaaacacatttttttacttgcaaaaaatattttttataccaatatttattttttaatcaaagaaaattattttttaacttgcaaattgttggatatgacaaaacaatgtttttactTGCCAAAAatgtgctttttcttttttttattgaagaaaattctTATTCAATCTACAAATTGAGAACTtgtaaaacattgtttttgtacTTGCAATTTTCTTATTATTTGTAGAAAATAGTCTTTTTAATCGAAGACAattattttttaacttaaaaattgTCGGGtgtgaaaaatatgtatttacttgcaaaaaataatttttatagttccaataaatcttattttttattgaacttatattttcttctttttttttaatcaaagatATCGAAGTCGTTTTTATACTTGAATTTTTTATTTAAGGGAGGAACATTGTTTCTTAATCTGAGTTGttgggtataaaaaaaaaacgttttttaatttgcaaaaaaatagtttttatacttgcaattatttttatttttattaaagaaaattgttttttaatggtagaaaattattttttaacttacaaattgttgggtatgaaaaaaacattttttacttgcaaaaaattgcttttatacttgcaattgaattttttgtttattgaaaaaaataaattttttacttacaaattgttgggtatgaaaaaaaacgtttcttgcaagaaatagtttttatacttagaattttttatttagttgaaaaaaaatgtttttaacttatgAATTGTTGGgtatggaaaaaacattttttacttgcaaaaaaatgtttgtacttGCAATTTTGTATTTAatcgaagacatttttttttcaacctgTGAATTGTTGGgtataaaaaaacgttgttttaacttgcaaaaataaatttttatacTTGTAATTAtatgttttttaattgaataaaaatagtttttttaatcgacaattgttttttaatttacgaATTATtgggtatgaaaaaaaaatgtttttacttgcaatttttttatttaatcgaAGAAAATTATTTTTCAACCTGTGAATTGTTGGGTatgaaaaaacattgttttaagttgcaaaaaaatgtttttatacttgcaattatatatattttttaattgaataaaattgtttttttaatcgacaattgttttttaatttatgaatTATTGGGTAcggaaaaaatcatttttttacttgcaaagaaatgttttataattgcaatttttttatttaatcgaAGAAAATTATTTTTCAACCTGTGAATTGTTGGGCATGAAACAACATTGTTTTAACTTGCTAAAAGAAAATGCTTATACtcgcaattttttattttatttaagaaaatagttttttatttgaAGAATTTTGAGAATTGTAGGGTCTGACAAAACTACGTTTCACTTAGACCGAGGCAATATTTCAGAAGACCACCAATGGTGTAACATTTGTGTAAAGGTCAACGGTTCGGATCCACATGCCACCACTGACTGATTCCtccataataataaaaataagcaAATGTTCTTACATGATCTCGGTGTCATCGCAGTGAGAGTTGGCGGGGATCAGCTCCACCTTCTCGATGTGCCGGCCGATGGGTTTGCTCTCGGTCTGGATGCAGCGGCAGTGCAGCTCCACTCCCAAGCTTCTCAGAGTCATTCCTGGACGGGGTGGAAGAACTCCGTCAGATGCATGCTCCTCCATAAAAGGTGTGCAACATGAAAAGAGAGGCCTTaccttcactgagggccacagagaCCAGGAGGGCCACCAAAGCACTGAGGACCACTTTGCTCATCAttgttgtcgttgttgttgttgtctttggAAAGTGGAGGAAGACGTTGGCTGCCTTTGAGCTCTGCTGTTGGATTCTAATGCTGAAGACGAGAGTCTTCTCCTTTTTAAAGAGCCACGGGTGAGTCACCGCACATGCAGGTGTTGCGCAAGATAGGATTGTTGGCAGCCGGGCGGGAAT from Nerophis lumbriciformis linkage group LG16, RoL_Nlum_v2.1, whole genome shotgun sequence includes the following:
- the cxcl8a gene encoding interleukin-8, whose amino-acid sequence is MMSKVVLSALVALLVSVALSEGMTLRSLGVELHCRCIQTESKPIGRHIEKVELIPANSHCDDTEIIATLKNSGQEVCLDPHAPWVKRVIKRILDNKRR